Proteins encoded in a region of the Solanum dulcamara chromosome 9, daSolDulc1.2, whole genome shotgun sequence genome:
- the LOC129904080 gene encoding mechanosensitive ion channel protein 3, chloroplastic-like isoform X1, producing MAAAVSLVLPREFPIHGKCGLSKGTMSRSQTDSCSIFLPSHSTRQDRWSIYLLNTVRRPLFSHPSPTRCNELLCRSFLKPGGGYECQVLETATLIWKSLFCRSLSTIHLSPLVLQLVLAIGVLGFAAWGLTPLMRFGRMLFLHESDSNWKQSSWHYVTASYLKPVLLWSGAILICRAIDPLILPTVASQAVKQRFLNFVRSLSTVMALAYCLSSLIQQTQKFLVETKDPADARNMGFEFAGKAVYTAVWVAAVSLFMELLGFSTQKWLTAGGLGTVLLTLAGREILTNFLSSIMIHATRPFILNDWIQTKIQGYDVSGTVEHVGWWSPTVIRGDDREAIHIPNHKFSVNIVRNLTQKTHWRIKTHLAISHLDVNKINNIVADMRKVLSKHPLVEQQRLHRRVFLDNIDPENQALKILISCFVKTPRFEEYLRVKEVILLDLLRVISHHRARLATPIRTVQKTSRETDVDDVPFVDSVFSRNRPNRQVLLIEPSYKISSDDKTKASARSVQSDEEKDQKVETPSTSRAADDTNGKPSTLTEKEVVKASSASNANGDSKAPTSPSDGKSLKQGSTSSVKSNSEKNQVASVAGDPLGLTSDTSIEKTNLATSASKAQQDAERSISSPSVGRPMLEDNIVLGVALEGSKLTLPIEEETTPPSPSSTFFDSESKELAACRNGNSSTNSNKDKTDDKIPGAPSASDDQKERER from the exons ATGGCAGCTGCTGTCTCATTGGTGCTGCCCCGTGAATTCCCAATACACGGGAAATGTGGATTAAGCAAG gGCACAATGAGCAGGAGCCAGACAGATTCTTGCAGCATATTTCTGCCATCACATTCTACG CGGCAGGATCGTTGGAGCATCTATCTTCTGAATACTGTACGCAGGCCTTTGTTTTCCCATCCTTCACCGACTAGATGTAATGAATTACTATGCCGCTCCTTTTTAAAGCCAGGTGGAGGATATGAGTGTCAAGTTCTGGAAACAGCAACACTAATATGGAAAAG TTTATTTTGCAGGTCATTAAGTACTATACATCTAAGCCCACTTGTGCTTCAGCTGGTTCTGGCCATTGGTGTTCTTGGTTTTGCTGCATGGGGTCTCACTCCACTGATGcgctttggaagaatgcttttCCTTCAT GAAAGTGATAGCAATTGGAAACAAAGTAGCTGGCATTATGTTACAGCCTCCTATCTTAAACCTGTGCTTTTATGGTCTGGAGCAATACTTATATGCAG AGCAATAGATCCACTGATTCTACCTACAGTTGCTAGCCAGGCAGTCAAGCAAAGATTTCTTAATTTTGTACGATCATTATCGACAGTGATGGCACTTGCCTACTGTTTATCTAG CTTGATTCAGCAAACACAAAAATTCCTCGTGGAGACAAAAGACCCAGCTGATGCAAGAAAT ATGGGGTTCGAATTTGCAGGGAAAGCTGTATATACTGCAGTATGGGTTGCAGCCGTTTCGTTGTTCATGGAATTGCTTGGTTTTTCTACACAGAAGTGGCTGACAGCTGGGGGTCTTGGGACAGTATTGCTCACTCTTGCTGGTCGTGAG ATACTTACAAACTTCCTCTCGAGCATAATGATCCATGCAACAAGGCCCTTTATTCTAAATGACTGGATACAGACTAAGATACAGGGCTATGATGTATCTGGCACAGTGGAG CACGTAGGTTGGTGGTCACCAACAGTCATAAGAGGTGATGATCGTGAAGCAATTCATATACCAAATCACAAATTTTCAGTGAATATCGTCAGGAATCTTACTCAGAAGACTCATTGGCGGATCAAGACTCACCTTGCCATCAGCCACTTGGATGTGAATAAGATCAAT AACATTGTTGCGGATATGCGGAAGGTTTTGTCGAAACATCCTCTAGTAGAACAGCAACGACTACATAGGCGAGTTTTTCTGGATAACATTGATCCAGAGAATCAGGCTCTTAAG ATATTGATTTCTTGCTTTGTGAAGACACCTCGTTTTGAAGAGTACCTCCGAGTGAAG GAAGTTATATTGCTGGATCTCCTTCGAGTAATCAGCCATCATCGTGCTCGACTTGCTACACCTATTCGTACAGTGCAGAAAACATCTCGCGAGACTGATGTGGATGATGTACCATTTGTTGATTCCGTTTTTTCTCGTAACCGGCCTAACCGCCAAGTCCTCCTTATAGAGCCTTCTTATAAGATCAGTAGTGACGATAAAACCAAAGCTTCTGCTCGTTCAGTACAATCTGATGAAGAAAAAGACCAAAAGGTTGAAACACCAAGTACATCACGGGCCGCTGATGACACAAATGGCAAACCATCAACTCTTACTGAGAAGGAAGTCGTTAAGGCCTCATCAGCATCAAATGCTAATGGTGATTCCAAAGCACCAACGTCGCCATCAGATGGAAAATCACTAAAACAAGGATCTACCAGTTCAGTTAAAAGCAACTCTGAGAAAAACCAAGTTGCTTCGGTTGCTGGAGACCCACTGGGGTTGACATCAGATACATCCATTGAGAAGACAAATTTGGCAACTTCTGCTTCAAAGGCACAACAAGATGCTGAAAGATCAATCTCATCACCTTCAGTGGGAAGGCCCATGTTAGAAGATAACATTGTTCTTGGTGTTGCACTGGAAGGGTCAAAACTAACACTTCCAATTGAGGAAGAAACGACTCCGCCTTCTCCCTCTTCAACATTTTTTGACTCAGAATCAAAAGAGTTAGCTGCCTGCCGGAATGGGAATAGCTCGACCAACTCAAACAAAGATAAGACGGACGATAAGATACCAGGAGCTCCAAGTGCATCAGATGACCAAAAAGAACGCGAAAGGTGA
- the LOC129904080 gene encoding mechanosensitive ion channel protein 3, chloroplastic-like isoform X2: MAAAVSLVLPREFPIHGKCGLSKGTMSRSQTDSCSIFLPSHSTRQDRWSIYLLNTVRRPLFSHPSPTRCNELLCRSFLKPGGGYECQVLETATLIWKRSLSTIHLSPLVLQLVLAIGVLGFAAWGLTPLMRFGRMLFLHESDSNWKQSSWHYVTASYLKPVLLWSGAILICRAIDPLILPTVASQAVKQRFLNFVRSLSTVMALAYCLSSLIQQTQKFLVETKDPADARNMGFEFAGKAVYTAVWVAAVSLFMELLGFSTQKWLTAGGLGTVLLTLAGREILTNFLSSIMIHATRPFILNDWIQTKIQGYDVSGTVEHVGWWSPTVIRGDDREAIHIPNHKFSVNIVRNLTQKTHWRIKTHLAISHLDVNKINNIVADMRKVLSKHPLVEQQRLHRRVFLDNIDPENQALKILISCFVKTPRFEEYLRVKEVILLDLLRVISHHRARLATPIRTVQKTSRETDVDDVPFVDSVFSRNRPNRQVLLIEPSYKISSDDKTKASARSVQSDEEKDQKVETPSTSRAADDTNGKPSTLTEKEVVKASSASNANGDSKAPTSPSDGKSLKQGSTSSVKSNSEKNQVASVAGDPLGLTSDTSIEKTNLATSASKAQQDAERSISSPSVGRPMLEDNIVLGVALEGSKLTLPIEEETTPPSPSSTFFDSESKELAACRNGNSSTNSNKDKTDDKIPGAPSASDDQKERER; the protein is encoded by the exons ATGGCAGCTGCTGTCTCATTGGTGCTGCCCCGTGAATTCCCAATACACGGGAAATGTGGATTAAGCAAG gGCACAATGAGCAGGAGCCAGACAGATTCTTGCAGCATATTTCTGCCATCACATTCTACG CGGCAGGATCGTTGGAGCATCTATCTTCTGAATACTGTACGCAGGCCTTTGTTTTCCCATCCTTCACCGACTAGATGTAATGAATTACTATGCCGCTCCTTTTTAAAGCCAGGTGGAGGATATGAGTGTCAAGTTCTGGAAACAGCAACACTAATATGGAAAAG GTCATTAAGTACTATACATCTAAGCCCACTTGTGCTTCAGCTGGTTCTGGCCATTGGTGTTCTTGGTTTTGCTGCATGGGGTCTCACTCCACTGATGcgctttggaagaatgcttttCCTTCAT GAAAGTGATAGCAATTGGAAACAAAGTAGCTGGCATTATGTTACAGCCTCCTATCTTAAACCTGTGCTTTTATGGTCTGGAGCAATACTTATATGCAG AGCAATAGATCCACTGATTCTACCTACAGTTGCTAGCCAGGCAGTCAAGCAAAGATTTCTTAATTTTGTACGATCATTATCGACAGTGATGGCACTTGCCTACTGTTTATCTAG CTTGATTCAGCAAACACAAAAATTCCTCGTGGAGACAAAAGACCCAGCTGATGCAAGAAAT ATGGGGTTCGAATTTGCAGGGAAAGCTGTATATACTGCAGTATGGGTTGCAGCCGTTTCGTTGTTCATGGAATTGCTTGGTTTTTCTACACAGAAGTGGCTGACAGCTGGGGGTCTTGGGACAGTATTGCTCACTCTTGCTGGTCGTGAG ATACTTACAAACTTCCTCTCGAGCATAATGATCCATGCAACAAGGCCCTTTATTCTAAATGACTGGATACAGACTAAGATACAGGGCTATGATGTATCTGGCACAGTGGAG CACGTAGGTTGGTGGTCACCAACAGTCATAAGAGGTGATGATCGTGAAGCAATTCATATACCAAATCACAAATTTTCAGTGAATATCGTCAGGAATCTTACTCAGAAGACTCATTGGCGGATCAAGACTCACCTTGCCATCAGCCACTTGGATGTGAATAAGATCAAT AACATTGTTGCGGATATGCGGAAGGTTTTGTCGAAACATCCTCTAGTAGAACAGCAACGACTACATAGGCGAGTTTTTCTGGATAACATTGATCCAGAGAATCAGGCTCTTAAG ATATTGATTTCTTGCTTTGTGAAGACACCTCGTTTTGAAGAGTACCTCCGAGTGAAG GAAGTTATATTGCTGGATCTCCTTCGAGTAATCAGCCATCATCGTGCTCGACTTGCTACACCTATTCGTACAGTGCAGAAAACATCTCGCGAGACTGATGTGGATGATGTACCATTTGTTGATTCCGTTTTTTCTCGTAACCGGCCTAACCGCCAAGTCCTCCTTATAGAGCCTTCTTATAAGATCAGTAGTGACGATAAAACCAAAGCTTCTGCTCGTTCAGTACAATCTGATGAAGAAAAAGACCAAAAGGTTGAAACACCAAGTACATCACGGGCCGCTGATGACACAAATGGCAAACCATCAACTCTTACTGAGAAGGAAGTCGTTAAGGCCTCATCAGCATCAAATGCTAATGGTGATTCCAAAGCACCAACGTCGCCATCAGATGGAAAATCACTAAAACAAGGATCTACCAGTTCAGTTAAAAGCAACTCTGAGAAAAACCAAGTTGCTTCGGTTGCTGGAGACCCACTGGGGTTGACATCAGATACATCCATTGAGAAGACAAATTTGGCAACTTCTGCTTCAAAGGCACAACAAGATGCTGAAAGATCAATCTCATCACCTTCAGTGGGAAGGCCCATGTTAGAAGATAACATTGTTCTTGGTGTTGCACTGGAAGGGTCAAAACTAACACTTCCAATTGAGGAAGAAACGACTCCGCCTTCTCCCTCTTCAACATTTTTTGACTCAGAATCAAAAGAGTTAGCTGCCTGCCGGAATGGGAATAGCTCGACCAACTCAAACAAAGATAAGACGGACGATAAGATACCAGGAGCTCCAAGTGCATCAGATGACCAAAAAGAACGCGAAAGGTGA
- the LOC129904082 gene encoding O-fucosyltransferase 31: MNYVRQTPSSRRMAWPLQMGGLLMLLLPSLFPSLFSPLSRSYPSLFSEWNAPRPMHSHLLNRALQQHTSKAHEAELWSPLPNQGWEACADKQDSQSLGRKSQGYIQVFLDGGLNQQRMGICDAVAVAKILNATLVIPYLEVNPVWQDSSSFADIFDVDRFISVLSGDVSIVKELPSDYSWSTREYYATGIRATRIKTAPVHASASWYLENVLPLMQSYGIVAIAPFSHRLAFDNQPSDIQHLRCKVNFHALVFVPHVRTLGDALVSRLRSPPSLDNASSAIHFHYKEKDRAGAGKYVVLHLRFDKDMAAHSACDFGGGKAEKLALAKYRQVLWQGRVLNSQFTDEELRGQGRCPLTPEEIGLLLSALGFNNSTRLYLASHKVYGGEARISALRQLFPYMEDKKSLASSQELSEVEGKASLLAAVDYYVSMQSDIFISASPGNMHNALLGHRAYKNLKTIRPNMTLLGKLFLNKTMEWSEFQQAVQQGHKNRQGQMRIRKEKQSIYTYPAPDCMCKA; the protein is encoded by the exons ATGAACTACGTCCGGCAGACTCCGTCGAGTCGGAGAATGGCATGGCCGCTGCAAATGGGTGGACTTTTGATGCTTCTTTTACCAAGTCTGTTTCCCAGTCTCTTCTCTCCTCTTAGCCGCTCTTATCCTTCCCTTTTCTCT GAATGGAATGCTCCAAGGCCTATGCACTCGCATTTACTAAACAGGGCTTTGCAACAACATACA TCCAAAGCTCATGAAGCAGAACTCTGGTCGCCCTTGCCTAACCAGGGATGGGAAGCCTGCGCTGATAAGCAAGATAGTCAAT CATTGGGTAGGAAGTCCCAGGGGTACATACAGGTGTTTTTGGATGGAGGACTGAACCAACAGAGAATGGGG ATCTGTGATGCAGTAGCTGTTGCCAAAATTTTAAATGCAACACTTGTAATTCCGTATCTTGAAGTGAATCCAGTTTGGCAGGATTCGAG TTCCTTTGCAGATATATTTGATGTTGATCGTTTTATCAGTGTCTTGAGTGGTGATGTTTCTATAGTTAAAGAGCTTCCCAGTGACTACTCCTGGAGTACCAGAGAATACTATGCAACAGGCATACGTGCTACTAGAATTAAGACAGCTCCTGTACATGCTTCTGCTTCATGGTACCTGGAGAATGTTCTTCCTTTAATGCAGAG CTATGGGATCGTAGCTATAGCTCCATTCTCTCACCGTTTGGCTTTTGATAACCAACCTTCAGACATCCAGCATCTGCGCTGTAAGGTCAACTTTCACGCGCTAGTTTTTGTTCCCCATGTCAGAACGTTAGGCGATGCACTTGTCAGTCGTCTGCGTAGCCCTCCTAGTTTGGATAATGCATCAAGCGCTATACACTTCCACTATAAGGAAAAGGACAGAGCAGGAGCTGGAAAGTATGTTGTATTGCATCTTCGCTTTGATAAA GATATGGCTGCTCACTCAGCTTGTGATTTTGGTGGCGGCAAAGCTGAGAAACTTGCTCTTGCAAAATATCGCCAAGTACTTTGGCAAGGGAGAGTGCTTAACTCCCAGTTCACAGATGAAGAGTTAAGAGGCCAAGGGCGTTGTCCATTAACTCCGGAAGAGATAGGACTCCTTTTGTCAGCCTTGGGATTTAACAACAGCACACGCCTATATCTTGCTTCCCACAAG GTTTACGGTGGAGAAGCAAGGATATCAGCTCTTCGTCAGTTGTTTCCATATATGGAGGACAAGAAAAGCCTTGCTTCTTCTCAGGAGCTATCTGAAGTAGAAGGAAAAGCTTCTTTATTAGCAGCTGTGGATTATTACGTGAGCATGCAGAGTGATATATTCATTTCTGCCTCTCCCGGCAATATGCACAATGCACTG TTGGGGCATCGAGCATACAAGAATCTTAAGACTATTAGACCAAACATGACATTGTTAGGCAAGCTTTTCCTGAACAAGACTATGGAGTGGTCCGAATTTCAGCAGGCAGTACAGCAGGGTCACAAGAATAGACAAGGACAAATGCGGATACGCAAGGAAAAGCAGTCGATATATACTTACCCTGCTCCTGATTGTATGTGTAAAGCTTAA